One Defluviitoga tunisiensis genomic window carries:
- a CDS encoding patatin-like phospholipase family protein translates to MKKYGLALGSGGARGAAHVGLIEIINKREINIEVVTGSSAGAIVGAFFALYPKANLVRVFDRVIKKNIDIINSNFKILNKKITNFPKMIAGKSFLQNDFVYDIYKELYGRKRFSECKIKLGIVSYDLESGQEIEITEGYIIDAVMASSNVPGVFPPLRLGGMQHLDGGVLNPIPVNFAKKLGANYVIASDLSYQSNNNIKYDNGLDFLLSIDDNKNDLMNRYELKNANEIYKYPLTYSWVDFSAFNDIYIQSKSYIIEQLEREGIQS, encoded by the coding sequence ATGAAGAAATATGGACTTGCTTTAGGTAGTGGAGGCGCCAGAGGCGCTGCTCATGTAGGGCTTATAGAAATTATAAATAAGAGAGAGATTAACATAGAAGTTGTAACTGGTTCTAGTGCTGGAGCTATAGTAGGAGCTTTCTTTGCGTTATATCCAAAGGCTAATTTAGTACGAGTTTTTGATAGGGTGATAAAGAAAAATATAGATATAATTAATTCTAATTTTAAGATTTTAAATAAAAAAATAACTAATTTTCCTAAAATGATTGCTGGAAAAAGTTTTTTACAAAATGATTTTGTTTATGATATTTATAAAGAACTTTATGGAAGAAAAAGATTTTCAGAATGTAAAATTAAGCTTGGAATTGTATCATACGATTTAGAAAGTGGACAAGAAATTGAAATTACTGAAGGATATATTATCGATGCAGTGATGGCTTCGTCTAACGTTCCTGGGGTCTTTCCACCTTTAAGACTTGGAGGCATGCAGCATCTAGACGGAGGTGTGTTGAATCCTATTCCAGTTAATTTTGCAAAAAAATTGGGTGCAAATTATGTAATAGCCAGCGATTTATCTTATCAAAGTAATAATAATATTAAATATGATAACGGACTGGATTTTTTGCTTTCGATAGATGATAATAAGAATGATTTGATGAATAGATATGAATTAAAAAATGCAAACGAGATATATAAATATCCATTGACATACTCATGGGTGGATTTTTCAGCATTTAACGATATATATATTCAATCAAAGAGTTATATTATTGAGCAACTTGAAAGGGAAGGGATACAATCTTGA
- a CDS encoding patatin-like phospholipase family protein — protein sequence MNLVMGGFFEGFYWESGVLEFLAKHEENLTIYTSSVGSLRGLFYSMYGENFFGRLKDFINKKNNPIKDIISSFELYNNLYAQTTALIRLGRGKMSLYEPQILKEFLKDYFGKDTLKSLNKDINFEVFELKSKKVVNLDKNTSIVDMLMMELAFPPYYPYYLYEDGYFIPSSFLSLIPQKFSSDSLIISFDSNLDYPIPKNTVEILLKVSYSRSLKNYQILTEKFTKIEPKKNLTSYFDMSAFFDGQSRIKEWWDNK from the coding sequence TTGAATTTGGTTATGGGTGGATTTTTTGAAGGTTTCTATTGGGAATCTGGGGTTTTAGAATTTTTAGCTAAGCATGAAGAAAACTTAACAATTTATACATCAAGTGTTGGTAGTTTGAGAGGGTTATTTTACTCAATGTATGGTGAGAATTTTTTTGGACGATTAAAAGATTTTATCAACAAAAAAAACAACCCTATTAAAGATATTATAAGTTCGTTTGAATTGTACAATAATTTATACGCCCAGACCACTGCCCTAATTAGGTTAGGAAGAGGAAAGATGTCACTATATGAACCACAAATATTAAAAGAATTTTTAAAAGACTATTTTGGCAAAGATACTTTGAAATCATTAAATAAAGATATAAATTTTGAAGTATTTGAATTAAAGAGCAAAAAAGTTGTTAATCTAGATAAAAATACATCTATAGTTGACATGTTAATGATGGAATTAGCTTTTCCTCCTTATTATCCATATTATCTATATGAAGATGGCTATTTTATTCCTTCATCTTTTTTGTCTCTTATTCCACAAAAATTCTCAAGCGACTCTCTAATTATATCTTTTGATTCGAATTTGGATTATCCTATTCCTAAAAATACTGTAGAGATACTTTTAAAGGTTTCTTATTCAAGAAGTTTAAAAAATTATCAAATATTAACTGAAAAATTCACAAAAATCGAGCCTAAAAAAAATTTAACTTCTTATTTTGATATGTCTGCTTTTTTTGATGGTCAAAGTCGAATAAAAGAGTGGTGGGATAATAAATGA
- a CDS encoding ComF family protein — protein sequence MFEPYCIICKSKISFGKIVCENCLKKTYAPSLTEGDFKVYHYGKYEEPLSQLITEFKYNSHPKIGKIFGEKLASLFLKLNFPALNYYVSYVPSNYISKFEKGFVPAKLIAIYFSSILGFPLIDLFISKALKKQAQLSYKQRSKNVHNKIRLIQSPPENIIVVDDVYTTGSTMNEIANLLENKCEVIIGLTMAKTIHNHSL from the coding sequence ATGTTTGAACCCTATTGTATCATTTGCAAAAGTAAAATATCTTTTGGGAAAATAGTCTGTGAAAATTGTTTAAAAAAAACATATGCACCCTCACTTACTGAGGGTGATTTTAAGGTATATCACTATGGAAAATATGAAGAACCTTTATCACAACTTATAACTGAATTTAAATATAATTCTCATCCAAAAATAGGGAAAATTTTTGGAGAGAAACTAGCTTCTTTATTCTTAAAGTTAAACTTTCCAGCTTTGAATTACTATGTATCTTATGTTCCTTCAAATTATATAAGTAAGTTTGAAAAAGGTTTTGTTCCTGCCAAACTTATAGCCATATATTTTTCAAGTATTTTAGGATTTCCTTTAATAGACCTTTTTATTTCTAAGGCTTTAAAAAAACAGGCTCAATTGTCTTATAAGCAAAGAAGTAAGAATGTGCACAATAAAATCAGATTAATTCAATCTCCCCCTGAAAACATTATAGTTGTAGATGATGTATATACTACAGGTTCAACAATGAATGAAATTGCGAATTTATTAGAAAATAAATGTGAAGTAATTATTGGATTGACAATGGCTAAAACGATTCATAATCATTCTTTATAA
- a CDS encoding coiled-coil domain-containing protein, with the protein MQIRLFFTLLILVFSITIFSQVNIVDLPTSSPLYSQVIKMVETGIMSIDNQGRFRGTQEVLRYDLAEFGVNMLDYFDKRYNSQLNELSKKLLSLENQNLNSRINNIESTLFAYDDRLSYLNSSIIQLEQNVSDILAVIQPGHPLNKDNIVFQNILQSSKAVAQQAAEEEVRNIANDTLASLSMFEDRLIEFEKEVNMLNEKYDKSLESLSSLIVTVPQDTKEEFQNYIDITIEKEIDALKTSLRSIAKYQTALLESSLDSTLTSLDVRVTTLEGRISPYDSSLYDLRKKVEENEAKINYILTNYSSEATSLKRPDEYDLLGIKTDIEALKIRTDNFASDLSLLSDQVYENKSHIDTFEARQVLYDNKINEMQKKYESLVEQIINQNKKLDNIMYELSSLSQTGTQSQTIETSPIDIKNLQERVASLERTFGVYYDQVSQLSYYAVTFEDIQNNYSDLKRILDKNSTQVEELKQNLEVLSAQIKAITSLTDLNQDSLTTLKNMSTISQKLYSIESNLEILNRNNYNISNEVVALDNRLSNIEKTLGDFQVSSSEIKELKSAYDQLLSKYYDLKIEAEYYTDPKLLKDDLKIELYNELSSEIIVLDKNIVELDNNLKNLESRILQIEKAMIYYDENMSQVTFNTQETATKVVELEKKIEQKESKDFSTTFITSLLGVAVGALVTWLVLSTGD; encoded by the coding sequence ATGCAAATAAGACTATTTTTTACTTTATTAATTTTGGTTTTTTCTATAACTATTTTTTCACAAGTAAATATTGTTGATCTTCCAACTTCTTCTCCTCTTTATTCTCAAGTAATAAAAATGGTTGAAACCGGTATAATGTCTATAGACAACCAAGGAAGATTTCGAGGAACCCAAGAGGTTCTGAGATATGATTTAGCTGAATTTGGCGTAAATATGCTTGATTATTTTGATAAACGTTATAATTCTCAATTGAATGAGCTAAGTAAAAAACTTTTATCCCTTGAGAATCAAAATTTGAATTCAAGAATTAATAATATAGAAAGTACTCTATTTGCTTACGACGATAGATTATCTTACCTAAATTCAAGTATTATTCAATTGGAACAAAATGTTTCAGATATATTAGCAGTTATTCAGCCCGGTCATCCTCTTAATAAAGATAATATTGTATTTCAAAATATTTTGCAATCATCAAAAGCTGTGGCACAACAAGCAGCAGAAGAAGAAGTTAGAAATATTGCAAATGATACTCTAGCATCTCTATCCATGTTTGAAGATAGATTGATCGAGTTCGAAAAAGAAGTTAATATGCTTAACGAAAAGTATGATAAATCACTTGAAAGTTTGAGCAGTTTAATTGTTACCGTTCCTCAAGATACTAAAGAGGAATTTCAAAATTATATTGATATAACAATAGAGAAAGAAATAGATGCTTTAAAAACAAGTTTAAGAAGTATAGCTAAATATCAAACCGCTTTGTTGGAAAGTTCACTAGACAGTACACTAACATCATTAGATGTAAGAGTAACTACGTTAGAAGGACGTATAAGCCCATATGACTCTAGTTTATATGATCTAAGAAAAAAAGTTGAAGAGAATGAAGCTAAGATTAATTATATTTTGACTAATTATTCTTCTGAAGCTACTTCTTTAAAAAGACCTGATGAATATGATTTATTAGGAATTAAAACAGATATCGAAGCACTAAAAATTCGTACAGATAACTTTGCTTCCGATCTTTCGCTTCTTTCTGATCAAGTTTATGAGAACAAATCTCATATAGATACTTTTGAAGCTAGACAAGTCTTGTATGATAACAAAATTAATGAGATGCAAAAAAAGTATGAAAGTTTGGTAGAACAAATAATAAATCAAAACAAAAAACTGGATAATATTATGTATGAATTATCTAGTCTTTCACAAACCGGCACGCAATCACAAACTATAGAAACTAGTCCAATAGATATTAAAAATCTACAAGAAAGAGTGGCAAGTTTAGAAAGAACTTTTGGGGTTTATTATGACCAAGTTAGCCAGTTATCGTATTATGCTGTTACCTTTGAAGATATACAAAACAATTATTCTGACCTAAAAAGAATTTTAGACAAAAATTCTACCCAAGTCGAAGAACTAAAACAAAATTTAGAGGTTTTAAGTGCACAAATCAAAGCAATAACAAGTTTAACTGATTTAAATCAAGACTCATTGACTACCTTAAAAAACATGTCAACAATATCTCAAAAATTATATAGTATAGAATCAAATTTGGAAATATTAAACAGAAACAATTACAATATCAGTAATGAAGTAGTTGCATTGGATAATAGACTGTCAAATATAGAAAAAACTCTTGGTGATTTTCAAGTAAGTTCTTCAGAAATAAAAGAATTAAAAAGCGCTTACGATCAGCTTTTAAGTAAATATTATGATTTAAAAATCGAAGCAGAGTATTATACAGATCCAAAATTACTTAAAGATGATTTAAAGATTGAGCTATATAATGAACTTTCTTCTGAGATAATTGTTTTAGATAAAAATATTGTAGAATTGGATAATAATTTAAAAAATTTAGAATCACGGATTTTGCAAATTGAAAAGGCTATGATCTATTATGATGAAAATATGTCTCAGGTTACCTTTAATACCCAAGAAACCGCAACCAAGGTAGTAGAATTAGAAAAGAAAATAGAGCAAAAAGAAAGTAAGGACTTTTCTACGACGTTTATTACGAGTCTGTTAGGGGTTGCTGTCGGTGCATTAGTTACATGGCTTGTATTGTCAACGGGAGATTGA
- a CDS encoding CBS domain-containing protein: protein MKPKVLITTHKNPDFDAFAASIAASLLYQDSIIIIDSEPQQNLKEFLNIYDIPYKKSHEFEDEFEEQIKNKNFDKIVVVDTSDINRIPESIKFLIEEGLPVDIYDHHPELKEQNINGNNFSKPVGSSTTILVEILFEKGVPFSDTLKTLFLIAIHEDTGNFVYPTTSWEDHDIAARLIKTGARVEEIEEFVSLEMTQEQKILFDKLYNNIEEFYLDEICVNIAYAESEKFIGGLNIITHKLFETLTPDVLFVIVKIAKTIYIVARSKSNQIDLNKILTSFGGGGHKKAGAAKVKGQSPTKVINKIKSELKSSFIPVLKAKHIMSSPVRTILSNETVQRAYEIMYQTGHSGLPVIENNKLVGMVTKKDIEKAMNHGLKNAPVKSVMSTNLKVADVETSLSQIRRMMAEEDIGRIPIIKDGILVGIITRTDLVRASNGVFNFSVNPLLKEKYESQNLKKYMEEFLPPSILNLLRLLGDYGNEQNVNVYVVGGFVRDLLLAIKSKQQNDKNTKKFLFMDYDIDIVVEAEALTFGRYAAKQLNAKYVEHEKFHTCSLFYRISHKIIRIDIATARTEYYEEAGELPTVEFSTIKKDLARRDFTINAMAIKLNPESFGILLDFFNSRKDLDEKQIRILHPLSFIEDPTRVLRAIRFEQRFGFEIEPYTLNKLIEAVEGKYLEKVTGMRLREEFEKILNEPEPLKAIERMGNLNIISHLFEKTYYTPTLQKELEKLFQVIDFFNNNLKSYTKNVRIFHVVLYVLVQYTPVESLKRVVQRYGLPKDYISKLQQVNSLYEEINDLIKESFGKQYKDIFKPSFFYERCSSLDNEQLIFMATKIPDDILSYFYNYLKKLDELTLLISGKDLLKKGYKGKEIKIKLEEIKKKLLDDEIKPGEELSLI from the coding sequence TTGAAACCAAAAGTTTTAATAACAACTCACAAGAACCCTGATTTTGACGCTTTTGCTGCCTCAATTGCAGCTTCATTGTTATATCAAGATTCGATTATTATTATTGATTCAGAGCCCCAACAAAATTTAAAAGAATTTTTAAACATATATGATATACCTTACAAAAAGTCTCACGAATTTGAAGACGAGTTCGAAGAACAAATTAAAAATAAAAATTTTGATAAAATTGTTGTTGTCGATACGTCAGATATAAATAGAATTCCGGAGTCAATTAAATTTTTAATAGAAGAAGGATTACCAGTTGATATTTATGATCATCATCCGGAATTAAAAGAGCAAAACATTAATGGAAACAATTTTTCCAAACCGGTAGGTAGTTCTACAACTATTTTGGTTGAAATATTGTTTGAAAAGGGCGTTCCTTTTTCTGATACACTTAAAACTCTTTTTTTAATAGCTATTCATGAAGATACCGGTAATTTTGTATATCCTACGACCAGTTGGGAAGATCACGATATAGCCGCAAGACTAATTAAAACCGGTGCAAGAGTAGAGGAAATTGAAGAATTTGTGTCATTAGAAATGACACAAGAGCAAAAAATATTATTTGACAAACTTTACAATAATATAGAAGAATTTTACTTAGACGAAATTTGTGTGAATATAGCCTATGCTGAATCCGAAAAATTTATTGGTGGGTTAAATATAATAACCCATAAATTGTTTGAAACTTTAACCCCAGATGTGCTATTTGTTATCGTCAAAATTGCTAAAACAATATACATTGTAGCAAGATCAAAGAGTAATCAAATAGACCTAAACAAAATTCTGACTTCTTTTGGTGGTGGTGGCCATAAAAAAGCAGGTGCAGCAAAAGTTAAAGGTCAAAGCCCTACAAAGGTAATCAATAAAATAAAATCAGAATTAAAATCTTCTTTTATCCCTGTTCTAAAGGCAAAACATATTATGTCATCACCTGTAAGAACAATTTTATCTAACGAAACTGTTCAAAGAGCTTATGAAATAATGTATCAAACAGGACATTCTGGACTTCCTGTTATAGAAAATAATAAACTAGTTGGAATGGTTACTAAAAAAGATATTGAAAAAGCTATGAATCATGGTTTAAAAAATGCTCCCGTGAAATCTGTAATGAGCACAAATTTAAAAGTAGCCGATGTCGAAACTTCTCTGTCACAAATTCGTCGAATGATGGCAGAAGAAGATATTGGAAGAATCCCTATAATAAAAGATGGTATTCTCGTTGGAATTATAACAAGAACTGATCTTGTCCGTGCTTCTAACGGCGTGTTCAATTTTTCTGTTAATCCGCTTTTAAAAGAAAAATATGAATCTCAAAATCTAAAAAAATATATGGAAGAATTTTTGCCCCCCTCAATTTTAAATTTACTTCGATTACTGGGAGATTATGGCAACGAACAAAATGTCAATGTATATGTAGTAGGTGGGTTTGTAAGAGATTTGCTACTAGCTATTAAATCAAAACAACAAAACGATAAAAATACTAAAAAATTCCTTTTCATGGATTATGATATAGATATTGTTGTTGAAGCAGAAGCTTTAACTTTTGGAAGATATGCTGCAAAACAATTAAATGCTAAATATGTTGAACATGAAAAATTCCATACTTGCTCATTATTTTATAGAATTTCACATAAAATAATAAGAATTGATATAGCAACCGCTAGAACCGAATACTACGAAGAAGCAGGAGAACTACCAACAGTCGAATTTTCAACGATAAAAAAAGATCTTGCTAGAAGAGATTTTACTATTAACGCAATGGCTATAAAGTTAAATCCTGAATCTTTTGGTATTTTATTAGATTTCTTTAATTCTAGAAAGGACCTTGATGAAAAGCAAATCAGAATATTACATCCTCTCTCTTTCATAGAAGATCCTACAAGGGTACTTAGAGCCATAAGATTTGAACAAAGATTCGGATTTGAAATAGAACCTTATACTTTGAATAAATTAATAGAAGCTGTTGAAGGAAAATATTTGGAAAAAGTTACAGGAATGAGACTAAGAGAGGAGTTTGAAAAAATTCTTAATGAACCTGAACCTTTGAAAGCTATAGAAAGAATGGGAAACTTAAATATCATTTCACACCTCTTTGAAAAAACATATTATACACCAACACTACAAAAAGAATTAGAAAAACTATTCCAAGTTATTGATTTTTTCAATAACAATTTGAAAAGTTATACTAAAAATGTTAGGATTTTTCATGTTGTTTTATATGTTTTGGTACAATATACTCCTGTTGAGTCTCTAAAACGGGTAGTACAAAGATATGGGCTACCTAAAGATTATATCAGTAAACTTCAACAGGTAAACTCTCTTTATGAAGAAATTAATGATTTAATAAAAGAATCGTTTGGAAAGCAGTATAAGGATATTTTTAAACCTTCTTTTTTCTATGAAAGATGTTCATCACTAGACAATGAACAACTAATATTTATGGCTACAAAAATCCCAGACGATATTTTATCTTACTTTTATAATTACCTAAAAAAACTTGATGAATTAACTCTTCTGATCTCAGGAAAAGATTTATTGAAAAAAGGATATAAAGGTAAAGAAATTAAAATAAAACTAGAAGAAATAAAAAAGAAATTACTTGACGACGAAATTAAGCCTGGAGAAGAATTATCTTTAATTTAG
- a CDS encoding PEGA domain-containing protein — MNKKWNISNLAILVLLVVLCNILAFSSFGFSYIINIDALPGSAVYFGGNLLGIVKEVPAKFEIIDNSSGVLRILKNGYTDYIVSLSLIGSEATIVAEQVPLSKLLLNSELDELYLEYEYKGKKESVNIQGVKEIELPYIIDQIILKSEGYHEKIVKLDLKPFGKEEINVDLLGLDEIILDSLPQGADVYVEDMKVGTTPLKLKKDKLNKVIVKKEGYIEQTLENVNVNDKITIELKRGIEVFIDSTPKESGVFLNNKYIGTTPYYGIFEPGDYILTISKAGYETKELRSQFTENGINKYYVELNETKKLVGLLNSEDFEFNIDGKYLGKNIDYINLDNNMHLVKLSSDSGKMDFLISKDLIESNYYYDLRKISAINVYSIEEKVASLLGKTQNIPAFFVFHTLNGGQFVNVRTVSRTFSVFAEPSNSLDIFVDKGFGALFVTTNVKNPLIYIDDKFVSNDRLLGYPLKSGVHKVELRYLNEVRTQKVLIKEGDKTFLNFDFDIKIPVNVVCSEGRFAVNSQEYLSTSQLLYLKAGPNVFSNGTYSIVVFIYEPQYIDLDKLITGV, encoded by the coding sequence ATGAACAAAAAATGGAACATTAGCAATTTGGCTATTTTAGTTCTATTAGTTGTACTTTGTAATATTTTAGCTTTTTCGAGTTTTGGATTTTCTTATATTATAAATATTGATGCATTGCCTGGTAGTGCAGTCTACTTTGGTGGCAATCTTCTGGGAATAGTCAAAGAAGTCCCCGCAAAGTTTGAAATTATTGATAATTCTAGTGGAGTGTTAAGAATTCTGAAAAACGGATACACTGATTATATTGTTAGCTTATCCTTGATTGGAAGTGAAGCTACAATAGTAGCCGAACAAGTGCCTTTGTCAAAACTTCTTTTAAATTCGGAGTTAGACGAACTTTATTTAGAATACGAATATAAGGGAAAGAAAGAAAGTGTCAATATACAGGGAGTCAAAGAGATAGAACTCCCTTACATAATAGATCAAATAATATTAAAAAGTGAAGGTTATCATGAAAAGATAGTTAAATTAGATTTGAAGCCTTTTGGGAAAGAAGAAATTAATGTTGATTTATTAGGATTAGATGAAATAATTTTAGATTCGCTTCCACAAGGAGCTGATGTTTATGTAGAAGATATGAAAGTCGGAACAACCCCCTTAAAACTGAAAAAAGATAAATTAAACAAAGTAATTGTAAAAAAGGAAGGCTATATAGAACAAACTTTGGAGAATGTAAATGTAAATGATAAAATTACTATAGAACTTAAACGTGGTATTGAGGTTTTTATTGATAGTACGCCAAAAGAATCAGGAGTTTTTTTGAACAATAAATATATAGGAACTACTCCTTATTATGGGATTTTTGAACCTGGCGATTATATATTAACGATATCAAAAGCTGGATATGAAACTAAAGAACTAAGATCACAGTTTACAGAAAATGGAATTAATAAGTACTATGTAGAATTAAATGAAACAAAAAAGTTGGTTGGTTTACTAAATTCAGAAGATTTTGAATTTAATATTGATGGTAAATATTTGGGAAAAAATATTGATTATATCAATTTAGACAATAACATGCATTTAGTGAAACTATCTTCAGATAGTGGCAAAATGGATTTTTTGATAAGTAAAGATCTTATAGAATCCAATTATTATTATGATTTAAGAAAAATTAGTGCAATTAATGTGTACAGTATTGAAGAAAAAGTTGCTAGCTTATTAGGGAAAACTCAAAATATTCCAGCTTTTTTTGTTTTTCATACGTTAAATGGTGGTCAGTTTGTGAATGTAAGAACCGTTAGTAGAACTTTTTCTGTGTTTGCAGAACCTTCAAATAGTTTGGATATTTTTGTTGATAAAGGATTTGGAGCTCTTTTTGTTACCACAAATGTTAAAAACCCATTGATTTATATAGACGATAAATTTGTTTCAAACGATCGATTACTAGGTTATCCTTTAAAATCAGGGGTACATAAAGTTGAGTTGAGATATCTAAATGAAGTTAGAACTCAAAAAGTTCTTATTAAAGAAGGAGATAAAACATTTTTAAATTTTGATTTTGATATAAAAATTCCTGTAAATGTCGTTTGCAGCGAAGGAAGATTTGCAGTTAATTCGCAGGAATATCTTTCAACATCTCAATTACTTTATTTAAAAGCAGGTCCTAACGTTTTTTCAAATGGTACATATTCGATAGTTGTTTTTATTTACGAGCCTCAATATATTGATTTGGATAAACTTATAACGGGGGTATAA
- a CDS encoding LptA/OstA family protein, with protein MKKFISFVLVSFFIFISILSFPATINVKADSVKGEEKRYILTGNVFIQKDDLIITTDYATISLVNDDWRDVETNKVHIKGDSFEATSDYLIFDLQTEKGTLRYNVESNISIEESFIQIFCDELVLDNSKKLYEGFSKEHVLITKDDYSIKSKRFKYEESATLLSLFDNVKIVNESKKIDMDSQVAYFNTKTNEIEAQSVNLILQVED; from the coding sequence ATGAAAAAGTTTATTAGTTTTGTTCTTGTTTCTTTTTTTATTTTCATTTCAATCTTATCTTTTCCTGCGACTATCAATGTAAAGGCTGATAGTGTTAAGGGAGAAGAAAAAAGATATATATTAACCGGTAATGTCTTTATACAAAAAGATGATCTTATTATAACTACAGATTATGCCACTATATCTTTGGTAAATGATGATTGGAGAGATGTTGAGACAAACAAAGTTCATATCAAAGGAGACTCATTTGAGGCTACGTCTGATTATTTGATTTTTGATCTACAAACTGAAAAAGGAACCTTAAGATACAATGTTGAAAGTAATATATCTATCGAAGAATCGTTTATTCAGATTTTTTGTGATGAACTTGTATTAGACAACAGTAAAAAATTATATGAGGGTTTTTCAAAAGAACATGTTCTAATTACAAAAGACGATTATTCAATTAAATCCAAAAGATTTAAATATGAGGAAAGTGCGACTTTACTGTCACTTTTTGATAATGTGAAAATTGTGAATGAGAGTAAAAAAATTGATATGGATTCTCAAGTAGCGTATTTTAATACAAAAACCAATGAGATTGAAGCTCAGTCAGTTAATTTAATTCTTCAGGTCGAAGACTGA
- a CDS encoding HEAT repeat domain-containing protein — protein sequence MANEIIETYKLLEERIRSENVQIYFDMLDSPYPAFKSKAIQELTKQKIQTPIVKDFLQDPDKDVRFAAYRYLEKMGLLDEKTVKESLKDISPNIRKEAIISYISMGMEPIEYILDFAKDPDPIVRYQLLTTFLEFYPEDSNKLIEILKDDPYIKIRQLIYALDNISDTLVSINIEKSVKTMALKRYYEASDSITFFNTLKEVYFECDIDTKNLIIKFFSGIPCEIINQFMDKVMNEESNLIILQNAAKTSKKVCGIDAIPSWLIEKFIQSDDARIVKYGLSLATEKEDMGYVELCREFLDAIDDDLVIGATDYLLHFQDYSLVDYVSDFLNSLSSKRIREGLKIIRKLKLENFVGDASNIASNKIYPVSIRKSAINLLKFFKAKDYWEIPHQILKDPYESGSLKLAALNALLRLNAEMVVNI from the coding sequence ATGGCAAATGAGATAATTGAGACATATAAACTTTTAGAAGAAAGGATTAGATCAGAGAACGTTCAAATATATTTTGATATGTTAGATTCACCTTATCCTGCCTTTAAATCTAAGGCTATTCAGGAATTAACTAAACAAAAAATACAGACTCCGATAGTTAAAGACTTTTTACAAGATCCTGATAAAGATGTTAGATTTGCTGCTTATAGATACTTAGAAAAAATGGGGCTTTTAGATGAAAAAACAGTTAAAGAGTCACTGAAAGACATCTCCCCCAACATTAGAAAAGAAGCTATTATTAGTTACATAAGTATGGGTATGGAACCAATAGAATATATTTTAGACTTTGCTAAAGATCCAGATCCAATCGTTAGGTATCAATTGTTAACTACATTTCTTGAGTTTTATCCAGAAGATTCAAATAAATTGATAGAAATATTAAAAGATGATCCTTACATAAAAATAAGACAGTTAATTTACGCGTTGGATAATATTTCAGATACTTTAGTCTCTATAAATATTGAAAAAAGCGTTAAAACCATGGCTTTAAAAAGATATTATGAGGCTTCGGATTCCATCACCTTTTTTAACACACTGAAAGAGGTATATTTTGAGTGCGATATTGATACAAAAAACTTAATTATTAAATTCTTTTCTGGAATTCCTTGTGAAATCATAAATCAATTTATGGATAAAGTTATGAATGAAGAATCGAATTTAATCATTTTACAAAATGCTGCTAAAACTTCTAAAAAGGTATGTGGAATTGATGCAATTCCTTCGTGGCTGATTGAAAAGTTTATACAGAGTGATGATGCTCGTATAGTTAAGTATGGTCTAAGTTTAGCAACTGAAAAAGAAGATATGGGTTATGTTGAATTATGTAGAGAATTCTTAGATGCAATAGATGATGATTTAGTTATAGGAGCTACCGATTATTTGCTGCATTTTCAGGATTACTCATTAGTTGATTATGTGAGTGACTTCTTAAATTCTTTATCTTCAAAAAGAATTAGAGAGGGCTTAAAAATAATTCGAAAATTAAAATTAGAGAATTTTGTGGGAGATGCTTCAAATATAGCATCAAATAAAATATATCCTGTATCTATAAGAAAAAGTGCGATTAATTTATTGAAGTTCTTCAAAGCTAAAGATTATTGGGAGATTCCTCATCAAATTCTTAAAGATCCGTACGAAAGCGGAAGTTTAAAATTAGCAGCACTGAATGCGCTTCTAAGATTGAATGCGGAGATGGTGGTAAATATTTAA